From a single Paenibacillus sp. FSL R5-0345 genomic region:
- a CDS encoding H-type small acid-soluble spore protein, protein MDVKRAQDIYASKETVSVHLDGEPVWIEHVDAQNGMATVQVGSRPTNTHTVGVERLEEQEH, encoded by the coding sequence GTGGACGTCAAACGAGCACAGGATATTTATGCTTCAAAAGAGACGGTAAGTGTACATTTGGATGGAGAACCTGTATGGATTGAGCATGTGGATGCACAGAACGGAATGGCTACGGTGCAAGTAGGCTCAAGACCAACCAATACGCATACAGTAGGCGTGGAACGGTTAGAGGAGCAAGAACATTAA
- the tsaE gene encoding tRNA (adenosine(37)-N6)-threonylcarbamoyltransferase complex ATPase subunit type 1 TsaE, which translates to MDNTDETVFTYRSYSLQDTELLAAALATASSPGMVIGLDGDLGAGKTAFSQGYARHLGVKGIVNSPTFTIIKEYEGRLPLYHMDVYRISLQEADELGLDEYFYGQGVCLVEWSSIITDLMPPRHMHIYMETVGPDERMITVTGIGEPYGELCRKLIQKWG; encoded by the coding sequence TTGGACAATACAGACGAAACGGTGTTCACTTACCGTTCATACAGCCTCCAGGATACAGAGTTGCTTGCAGCTGCTCTAGCTACTGCTTCGTCGCCTGGGATGGTTATAGGTTTGGATGGCGATCTGGGCGCAGGAAAAACGGCATTCTCGCAAGGGTACGCTCGGCATCTCGGCGTAAAGGGGATCGTAAACAGTCCTACTTTTACAATTATTAAAGAGTATGAGGGCCGTCTACCGCTATATCATATGGATGTATATCGGATTTCGCTTCAGGAAGCGGACGAGCTTGGACTAGATGAGTATTTCTACGGGCAAGGCGTCTGCTTGGTGGAATGGAGCAGTATTATTACGGATTTAATGCCGCCGCGGCATATGCACATATACATGGAAACAGTCGGGCCGGATGAAAGAATGATTACGGTGACCGGAATTGGGGAGCCGTATGGTGAGCTTTGCCGGAAGCTGATCCAGAAGTGGGGTTAA